The Streptomyces avermitilis MA-4680 = NBRC 14893 genome contains a region encoding:
- a CDS encoding glycoside hydrolase family 75 protein, with protein sequence MRTRTLTLAAAAGAALLATAALPATASPSGTKAPASAQEGSVSAASLLAKVTSCSQISNGKYKTDDETSATIPVCGKNGAVFWKADMDIDCDGQVTGKCNGTTDPWFQDDTAFHQSDGKPLRADSLPYVVVPSSSSIWNYASAGIKGGGVVAVIYNNKVEYAVVGDTGPTKIIGEASYATAQALGIDPDPETGGTDSGVTYILFKNSQVSPIESHSAAVSLGDSLAKQFLQNN encoded by the coding sequence GTGCGCACTCGAACACTGACCCTCGCCGCGGCCGCCGGCGCCGCGCTCCTCGCCACCGCCGCACTTCCGGCCACCGCCTCCCCGTCCGGCACCAAGGCCCCCGCCTCGGCACAGGAGGGCTCGGTCAGCGCGGCCTCCCTGCTCGCCAAGGTGACGTCCTGTTCGCAGATATCGAACGGCAAGTACAAGACCGACGACGAGACATCGGCCACGATCCCCGTGTGCGGCAAGAACGGCGCGGTGTTCTGGAAGGCCGACATGGACATCGACTGCGACGGCCAGGTCACCGGCAAGTGCAACGGCACCACCGACCCGTGGTTCCAGGACGACACGGCGTTCCACCAGTCCGACGGCAAGCCGCTGCGCGCCGACTCGCTCCCGTACGTGGTCGTGCCCAGCTCCAGCAGCATCTGGAACTACGCGAGCGCCGGCATCAAGGGCGGCGGCGTGGTCGCCGTCATCTACAACAACAAGGTCGAGTACGCGGTCGTCGGCGACACCGGCCCCACGAAGATCATCGGCGAGGCCTCGTACGCCACCGCGCAGGCCCTCGGCATCGACCCCGACCCGGAGACGGGCGGCACCGACTCCGGCGTGACGTACATCCTGTTCAAGAACTCGCAGGTCTCGCCCATCGAGAGCCACAGCGCCGCCGTGTCGCTGGGTGACTCACTGGCGAAGCAGTTCCTCCAGAACAACTGA
- a CDS encoding glycoside hydrolase family 6 protein, whose amino-acid sequence MSRTRTAILAALALVAGASGTAVAAVAPEPGIAAVPCTVDYKVQNQWDTGFTTAVTVTNNGAAKSSWAVKWSYAGNQKVTSGWNARISQSGTAVTAANESYNGALASGGSVSFGFNASYSGTNALPTAFTLDGVTCNVDDGGGGGGGTDPDPSGKVDNPYAGAKVYVNPEWSAKAAAETGGSRISSQPTGVWLDRIAAINGVNGGMGLRAHLDAALAQKGSGEEVVQLVVYDLPGRDCAALASNGELGPTEIDKYKTQFIDPIAAILADSKYAGLRIVTTIEIDSLPNLVTNTGSRATATPACDTMLANGNYVKGVGYALNKLGAIPNVYNYLDAGHHGWIGWDDNFAPSATLFKQAATSEGATVDDVHGFITNTANYSALKENNFTINDSVNGTSVRQSKWVDWNRYVDELSFAQAFRTQLVSVGFNSGIGMLIDTSRNGWGGTARPTGPGATTSVDTYVNGGRYDRRIHVGNWCNQSGAGLGERPQAAPATGIDAYVWMKPPGESDGSSSAIANDEGKGFDRMCDPTYTGNARNGNSMSGALPNAPLSGHWFSAQFQELMKNAYPAL is encoded by the coding sequence ATGAGCCGTACCAGAACAGCGATACTCGCTGCCTTGGCGCTGGTCGCCGGGGCCTCGGGGACCGCGGTCGCCGCGGTCGCCCCGGAACCCGGCATCGCCGCCGTCCCCTGCACCGTCGACTACAAGGTGCAGAACCAGTGGGACACCGGTTTCACCACCGCCGTCACGGTCACCAACAACGGGGCCGCCAAGTCCTCCTGGGCCGTGAAATGGTCGTACGCCGGAAACCAGAAGGTCACCAGCGGCTGGAACGCCAGGATCAGCCAGAGCGGCACAGCCGTCACCGCCGCCAATGAGAGCTACAACGGGGCGCTGGCGAGCGGCGGTTCGGTCAGCTTCGGCTTCAACGCCTCGTACAGCGGCACCAACGCACTGCCGACCGCCTTCACGCTCGACGGCGTGACCTGCAACGTCGACGACGGCGGCGGAGGCGGGGGCGGCACGGACCCGGACCCGTCCGGCAAGGTCGACAACCCCTACGCAGGCGCCAAGGTGTACGTGAACCCGGAGTGGTCCGCGAAGGCCGCGGCCGAGACCGGCGGCAGCCGCATCTCCAGCCAGCCCACCGGCGTCTGGCTCGACCGCATCGCCGCGATCAACGGCGTGAACGGCGGCATGGGCCTGCGCGCCCACCTCGACGCGGCCCTCGCCCAGAAGGGCAGCGGCGAAGAGGTCGTCCAACTGGTCGTCTACGACCTGCCCGGCCGTGACTGCGCGGCCCTCGCCTCCAACGGCGAACTCGGCCCGACGGAGATCGACAAGTACAAGACGCAGTTCATCGACCCGATCGCGGCGATCCTCGCGGACAGCAAGTACGCGGGTCTGCGGATCGTCACGACCATCGAGATCGACTCACTGCCGAACCTCGTCACCAACACCGGCAGCCGCGCCACCGCCACGCCCGCGTGCGACACGATGCTCGCCAACGGCAACTATGTGAAGGGCGTCGGCTACGCGCTGAACAAGCTCGGCGCGATCCCGAACGTCTACAACTACCTCGACGCCGGACACCACGGCTGGATCGGCTGGGACGACAACTTCGCCCCGTCCGCCACCCTGTTCAAGCAGGCGGCGACGAGTGAGGGCGCGACGGTCGACGACGTGCACGGCTTCATCACCAACACGGCGAACTACAGCGCCCTGAAGGAGAACAACTTCACCATCAACGACTCGGTGAACGGCACCTCCGTCCGCCAGTCCAAGTGGGTCGACTGGAACCGCTACGTCGACGAGCTGTCCTTCGCCCAGGCCTTCCGCACCCAGCTCGTCTCGGTCGGCTTCAACTCCGGCATCGGCATGCTGATCGACACCTCCAGGAACGGCTGGGGCGGCACCGCACGGCCCACCGGTCCCGGCGCGACGACCAGCGTCGACACGTACGTCAACGGCGGCCGCTACGACCGCCGTATCCACGTCGGCAACTGGTGCAACCAGTCCGGTGCCGGTCTCGGTGAGCGCCCGCAGGCCGCACCGGCCACCGGGATCGACGCGTACGTGTGGATGAAGCCCCCGGGTGAGTCCGACGGCTCCAGCTCGGCCATCGCGAACGACGAGGGCAAGGGATTCGACCGGATGTGCGACCCGACGTACACGGGCAACGCCCGCAACGGCAACAGCATGTCGGGCGCCCTGCCGAACGCCCCGCTGTCGGGGCACTGGTTCTCGGCGCAGTTCCAGGAACTCATGAAGAACGCGTACCCGGCGCTGTGA
- a CDS encoding class I SAM-dependent methyltransferase, with translation MAHHHDHPQHDHTEIDFAEWLPLLEQEAELFTPLYARAAAWLRERQPEPELIVDAGSGPGVISCLLADTFPRARVVAVDGAEPLLERARARADRLGVADRFTTVQAELADGLGNVEYPADLLWASRSLHHVGDQRAALSGFARGLAPGGMLALLEGGLPARFLPRDIGIGRPALQSRLDAVQEEWFTEMRAALPGAVTETEDWPALLTAVGLRHIATRTFLLDLPAPVSEEARAFVVTSLTHRRDKLADGLDADDLATLDRLLDPGDKASLHHRPDVFLLTAHTVYVAVKAG, from the coding sequence ATGGCACACCACCACGACCACCCACAGCACGACCACACGGAGATCGACTTCGCCGAGTGGCTTCCCCTGCTGGAGCAGGAGGCCGAACTGTTCACCCCGCTGTACGCCCGGGCGGCGGCCTGGCTGCGGGAGCGGCAGCCCGAGCCCGAGCTGATCGTGGACGCCGGCAGTGGCCCCGGTGTCATCTCCTGCCTCCTCGCGGACACCTTCCCGCGGGCGCGGGTCGTCGCCGTGGACGGCGCGGAACCCCTCCTGGAACGGGCCCGAGCCCGTGCGGACCGGCTCGGAGTAGCCGACCGCTTCACCACCGTGCAGGCCGAACTCGCCGACGGACTCGGCAACGTGGAGTATCCCGCCGACCTGCTGTGGGCCAGCAGGTCCCTGCACCACGTCGGTGACCAGCGAGCCGCCCTCTCGGGATTCGCGCGGGGGCTGGCTCCCGGCGGCATGCTCGCCCTTCTGGAAGGTGGCCTGCCCGCGCGCTTCCTCCCGCGCGACATCGGAATCGGCCGGCCCGCCCTGCAGTCCCGTCTGGACGCGGTGCAGGAGGAGTGGTTCACCGAGATGCGGGCCGCGCTTCCCGGAGCGGTGACCGAGACCGAGGACTGGCCCGCCCTGCTGACGGCCGTCGGTCTGCGTCACATCGCGACCCGCACGTTCCTCCTCGACCTCCCCGCCCCGGTGTCGGAGGAGGCCCGCGCCTTCGTCGTCACCTCCCTCACCCACCGCCGGGACAAGCTCGCCGACGGCCTCGACGCGGATGACCTCGCCACCCTCGACCGGCTCCTCGACCCCGGCGACAAGGCGAGCCTGCACCACCGCCCGGACGTCTTCCTGCTCACGGCACACACCGTGTACGTCGCGGTGAAGGCCGGGTAG
- a CDS encoding SDR family oxidoreductase, with translation MTDSPVALITGGGSGIGAAVARRLLDAGHRVTVTGRGEERLRGFAEELGRPEGLLTVAGNAAEYEHVQAAVEATLKEFGRLDTVVANAGFATHDTVAEGDPAGWSEMVLTNVLGPALLIRASVDALKETRGRIVLVGSVAGHVNTPGNIYGATKWAVTGLAENTRRQVTEFGVGVTLISPGRVETPFWDSYGSLPPGQLLTADQLAESIVWAIGQPSGVDVNTVVVRPIGQPV, from the coding sequence ATGACCGACTCTCCTGTCGCGCTCATCACCGGCGGCGGAAGCGGAATCGGGGCCGCGGTGGCGCGGCGGCTGCTCGACGCGGGACACCGGGTGACCGTCACCGGCCGCGGCGAGGAGCGGCTGCGCGGATTCGCCGAGGAACTCGGGCGTCCCGAGGGCTTGTTGACGGTGGCGGGGAACGCGGCCGAGTACGAACACGTACAGGCCGCGGTCGAGGCGACGCTCAAGGAGTTCGGGCGGCTCGACACCGTCGTCGCCAACGCCGGCTTCGCCACCCACGACACCGTCGCGGAGGGCGACCCGGCCGGCTGGTCCGAGATGGTGCTGACCAATGTGCTGGGGCCCGCGCTGCTGATCAGGGCCTCCGTCGACGCCCTGAAGGAGACGCGTGGCCGGATCGTGCTGGTCGGCAGTGTGGCGGGCCACGTCAACACCCCCGGCAACATCTACGGGGCCACGAAGTGGGCCGTGACCGGTCTCGCCGAGAACACCCGACGCCAGGTCACCGAGTTCGGGGTGGGGGTGACGCTGATCTCGCCCGGACGCGTGGAGACGCCGTTCTGGGACAGCTATGGCAGCCTGCCGCCAGGGCAGCTGCTGACGGCGGACCAGCTTGCCGAGTCGATCGTCTGGGCGATCGGGCAGCCGAGCGGTGTCGATGTGAACACCGTGGTCGTCCGGCCGATCGGCCAGCCCGTCTGA
- a CDS encoding cellulase family glycosylhydrolase, which translates to MRHPPRSALLLVAGAVALIGSAVVPVVTASGATTPACTVEYAVTSQWDAGFQGGVKITNNMAALSSWRLTFDFAGGQKVTQGWNAKWSQSGTTVTAANESYNGSLGSGASVSAGFLASWSGSNAVPTSFKLNGTTCNVEAEPSPSPSPSDPPATGAAPKLHVSGNKLVDADGKTRRLLGVNRSGGEFMCVQGYGIFDGPVDDAAVKAIADWKANTVRIPLNEECWLGLSNIKPEYGGANYIAAVKDLVARVEAHGMTPVVELHWTYGQYTGNSAGCSDVHATCQKPMPDAQYTPSFWASVASTFKDDAAVAFDLFNEPYPDRATSTTTQAWQCWRDGGTCPGITYEVAGMQDLVDAVRGTGAKNLILAGGLAYSNDLSQWLTYKPTDATGNLVAAYHVYNFNTCASETCWNSTLAPVAAQVPLVAGEIGENTCSHSFIDTVMKWFDDRGLSYLGWTWNTWDCSSGPSLISNYDGTPTSFGIGLRDHLRALNG; encoded by the coding sequence ATGCGACATCCCCCTCGTTCAGCACTTCTTCTTGTCGCCGGCGCGGTCGCCCTCATCGGGAGCGCGGTCGTGCCGGTCGTCACGGCGTCGGGAGCCACGACGCCCGCGTGCACGGTGGAGTACGCCGTCACCAGCCAGTGGGACGCCGGCTTCCAGGGCGGCGTGAAGATCACCAACAACATGGCCGCCCTGAGCAGTTGGCGTCTCACGTTCGACTTCGCCGGCGGGCAGAAGGTCACCCAGGGCTGGAACGCCAAGTGGTCCCAGTCCGGTACCACCGTGACCGCGGCCAACGAGAGCTACAACGGCTCGCTGGGCTCCGGTGCGAGTGTCAGCGCCGGGTTCCTCGCCTCGTGGTCGGGGAGCAACGCCGTACCGACGTCGTTCAAGCTCAACGGGACGACGTGCAATGTGGAGGCGGAACCGTCGCCTTCACCGTCACCGTCGGACCCGCCGGCGACGGGTGCGGCGCCGAAACTGCACGTATCCGGGAACAAGCTCGTGGACGCCGACGGCAAGACGCGCCGGCTGCTCGGCGTCAACCGTTCCGGCGGCGAGTTCATGTGTGTCCAGGGCTACGGCATCTTCGACGGGCCGGTCGACGACGCCGCCGTCAAGGCGATCGCCGACTGGAAGGCCAACACCGTCCGCATTCCGCTGAACGAGGAGTGCTGGCTCGGCCTGTCCAACATCAAGCCGGAGTACGGCGGCGCCAACTACATCGCGGCCGTCAAGGACCTGGTGGCCAGGGTGGAGGCGCACGGCATGACGCCGGTCGTCGAACTGCACTGGACGTACGGCCAGTACACCGGCAACTCCGCCGGCTGTTCGGACGTGCACGCCACCTGCCAGAAGCCGATGCCGGACGCCCAGTACACGCCGTCCTTCTGGGCCTCGGTGGCGAGCACCTTCAAGGACGACGCGGCGGTCGCGTTCGACCTGTTCAACGAGCCCTACCCGGACCGCGCCACCTCCACGACCACCCAGGCGTGGCAGTGCTGGCGGGACGGCGGGACCTGCCCCGGCATCACCTACGAGGTGGCCGGCATGCAGGACCTGGTCGACGCGGTGCGCGGCACCGGCGCCAAGAACCTGATCCTGGCGGGCGGGCTCGCGTACTCGAACGACCTGAGCCAGTGGCTGACGTACAAGCCCACCGATGCCACGGGCAATCTCGTCGCCGCGTACCACGTCTACAACTTCAATACCTGCGCCAGTGAGACGTGCTGGAACTCGACGCTCGCCCCGGTGGCCGCCCAAGTCCCGCTGGTGGCCGGGGAGATCGGCGAGAACACCTGCTCCCACTCCTTCATCGACACCGTCATGAAGTGGTTCGACGACCGGGGCCTCTCCTACCTCGGCTGGACCTGGAACACCTGGGACTGCTCCTCCGGTCCCTCCCTGATCTCCAACTACGACGGCACTCCCACGTCGTTCGGTATCGGACTGCGCGACCACCTGCGCGCCCTCAACGGATAG
- a CDS encoding glycoside hydrolase family 48 protein, which produces MASRRRRRTVRRLWTAVVAALALPVTTLATGISAPSAQAAALQCSVDYKTNDWGSGFTTDVTVTNRGTDPINGWTLTYAYTGNQTLTGGWSGTWSQSGKSITVKNASYNGTIAAGAAVNTGAQFSYSGTNTSPTGFAVNGTTCAGAHQPPVTVLTSPTAGAVYTQGDAVPLVATAAAADNATISKIEFYDDTTLLGTDTSSPYTLSAAGLSVGGHSLIAKAYDSLGASAESTPVGITVASGPAVVASPTQLGVQQGKSGTFAVKLSTQPSANVTVGVTRTDGNTGLSVTGGSSLTFTPANWNTAQTVTITADASGTGSATFTALATGHTKATVTVTELAGSKAYDARFLDLYGKITNPANGYFSPEGIPYHSVETLIVEAPDQGHETTSEAYSYLLWLQAMYGKVTGDWSKFNGAWDLMEKYMIPTHADQPTNSFYNASKPATYAPELDTPGEYPAKLEPGVPAGSDPIASELKSAYGTDDVYGMHWLQDVDNVYGYGNEPGKCEAGPTATGPSYINTFQRGAQESVWETVPQPTCDAFKYGGTNGYLDLFTGDSSYAKQWKYTDAPDADARAVQAAYWADVWAKAQGKGGDVSGTVGKAAKMGDYLRYAMYDKYFKKIGNCVGPSTCAAGTGKDASHYLMSWYYAWGGATDTSAGWAWRIGSSHTHGGYQNPLAAYALSSYADLKPKSATGQADWAKSLDRQLEFYRWLQSSEGAIAGGATNSWAGRYATPPTGTPTFYGMYYDQQPVYHDPPSNQWFGFQAWSMERVAEYYQQTGNANAKAVLDKWVGWALSKTTINPDGTYRIPSTLQWSGSPDTWNASSPGANTGLHVTVADYTDDVGVAAAYAKTLTYYAARSGSTAAKTTAKALLDGMWNNYQDSLGVAVPETRTDYNRFDDSVYVPSGWTGKMPNGDAVNSSSTFTSLRSFYKNDPAWSKIESYLAGGAAPTFTYHRFWAQADIALAMGSYAELLE; this is translated from the coding sequence ATGGCATCCAGAAGGAGACGCCGCACCGTGCGGCGGTTGTGGACCGCCGTGGTCGCGGCCCTGGCCCTGCCCGTGACGACCCTGGCAACCGGAATCTCCGCGCCGTCCGCGCAGGCCGCGGCGCTCCAGTGCAGCGTCGACTACAAGACGAACGACTGGGGCTCCGGCTTCACCACGGACGTGACCGTCACCAACCGGGGCACGGACCCGATCAACGGCTGGACCCTGACGTACGCCTACACCGGCAACCAGACGCTCACCGGTGGCTGGAGCGGTACCTGGTCGCAGTCCGGCAAGTCGATCACCGTGAAGAACGCGTCCTACAACGGGACGATCGCCGCCGGAGCCGCCGTCAACACCGGGGCGCAGTTCTCGTACAGCGGCACCAACACCTCCCCCACGGGCTTCGCGGTCAACGGCACCACCTGCGCCGGCGCCCACCAGCCGCCGGTCACCGTGCTGACCAGCCCCACCGCCGGCGCCGTCTACACGCAGGGCGACGCGGTCCCGCTCGTCGCCACCGCGGCCGCCGCCGACAACGCGACGATCAGCAAAATCGAGTTCTACGACGACACGACGCTGCTGGGTACGGACACCAGCTCGCCCTACACGCTGTCGGCCGCCGGCCTGAGCGTGGGCGGTCACTCGCTGATCGCGAAGGCGTACGACAGCCTGGGCGCGTCGGCGGAGTCCACTCCGGTCGGCATCACGGTCGCCTCGGGTCCCGCCGTGGTGGCCTCACCGACCCAACTGGGCGTCCAGCAGGGCAAGTCGGGGACATTCGCCGTGAAGCTGTCGACACAGCCGAGCGCGAACGTCACCGTCGGTGTGACGCGTACGGACGGAAACACCGGCCTGTCCGTCACCGGTGGATCGTCGCTCACCTTCACGCCGGCCAACTGGAACACGGCGCAGACGGTGACCATCACCGCCGACGCCTCCGGCACCGGTTCGGCCACCTTCACGGCCTTGGCGACCGGCCACACCAAGGCCACGGTCACGGTCACGGAACTGGCCGGGTCGAAGGCGTACGACGCCCGCTTCCTGGATCTCTACGGCAAGATCACCAACCCGGCGAACGGCTACTTCTCCCCCGAAGGCATCCCCTACCACTCGGTGGAGACGCTGATCGTCGAGGCGCCGGACCAGGGCCACGAGACGACCTCGGAGGCATACAGCTACCTCCTGTGGCTCCAGGCGATGTACGGCAAGGTGACGGGCGACTGGTCGAAGTTCAACGGTGCCTGGGATCTCATGGAGAAGTACATGATCCCGACCCACGCCGACCAGCCGACCAACTCCTTCTACAACGCCTCGAAGCCGGCGACGTACGCGCCCGAGCTGGACACTCCGGGCGAGTACCCGGCGAAGCTGGAGCCCGGCGTCCCGGCCGGCTCGGATCCGATCGCCAGTGAGCTGAAGAGCGCGTACGGCACGGACGACGTGTACGGCATGCACTGGCTCCAGGACGTCGACAACGTCTACGGCTACGGCAACGAGCCCGGCAAGTGCGAGGCGGGCCCGACCGCCACCGGACCGTCGTACATCAACACCTTCCAGCGCGGTGCGCAGGAGTCCGTCTGGGAGACGGTCCCGCAGCCGACCTGTGACGCCTTCAAGTACGGCGGCACGAACGGGTACCTGGACCTCTTCACCGGGGACTCCTCGTACGCCAAGCAGTGGAAGTACACCGACGCACCCGACGCCGACGCGCGTGCCGTGCAGGCCGCGTACTGGGCCGACGTCTGGGCCAAGGCCCAGGGCAAGGGCGGTGATGTGTCGGGGACCGTCGGCAAGGCCGCGAAGATGGGCGACTATCTGCGCTACGCCATGTACGACAAGTACTTCAAGAAGATAGGGAACTGTGTCGGGCCTTCGACCTGCGCCGCGGGCACCGGCAAGGACGCCTCCCACTACCTGATGTCCTGGTACTACGCATGGGGCGGCGCCACCGACACCTCGGCGGGCTGGGCCTGGCGCATCGGCTCCAGTCACACCCACGGCGGCTACCAGAACCCGCTCGCCGCGTACGCGCTCAGCTCGTACGCCGACCTGAAGCCCAAGTCGGCGACAGGGCAGGCGGACTGGGCGAAGTCGCTCGACCGGCAGCTGGAGTTCTACCGCTGGCTCCAGTCGAGCGAGGGTGCCATCGCGGGCGGGGCGACCAACAGCTGGGCGGGCCGGTACGCGACCCCGCCCACCGGGACGCCGACCTTCTACGGCATGTACTACGACCAGCAGCCGGTGTACCACGACCCGCCGTCCAACCAGTGGTTCGGCTTCCAGGCGTGGTCCATGGAGCGGGTGGCCGAGTACTACCAGCAGACGGGGAACGCGAACGCGAAGGCGGTCCTCGACAAGTGGGTCGGCTGGGCGCTGTCCAAGACCACGATCAACCCGGACGGCACCTACCGCATCCCCTCGACGCTCCAGTGGTCCGGCTCGCCCGACACCTGGAACGCGTCAAGTCCCGGCGCCAACACGGGACTTCATGTCACCGTCGCCGACTACACCGATGACGTGGGGGTGGCCGCGGCCTATGCCAAGACCCTGACGTACTACGCCGCGAGGTCCGGCAGCACGGCGGCGAAGACAACGGCGAAGGCACTGCTCGACGGCATGTGGAACAACTACCAGGACAGCCTCGGCGTCGCCGTCCCGGAGACCCGCACCGACTACAACCGCTTCGACGACAGCGTGTACGTCCCGAGCGGCTGGACCGGCAAGATGCCGAACGGCGACGCGGTCAACTCCTCCTCGACCTTCACCTCGCTCCGCTCCTTCTACAAGAACGACCCGGCCTGGTCGAAGATCGAGAGCTACCTCGCGGGCGGCGCCGCGCCCACGTTCACGTACCACCGATTCTGGGCCCAGGCGGACATCGCGCTCGCCATGGGTTCGTACGCGGAGCTCCTCGAATAG